From a region of the Candidatus Abyssobacteria bacterium SURF_5 genome:
- a CDS encoding response regulator: MNNRQSILLVDDDQEFRKAMKKMFEKSGYDVTVAADGQEALVALSGKSFDLIISDLRMPNLNGMELMEELKRRKINLPVIFITAYGEVESYMDLMNLGAFEYINKPVKGHEILGVVRKALESASPSDRI, translated from the coding sequence ATGAATAACAGGCAATCAATCCTCCTCGTTGACGATGACCAGGAATTCCGGAAGGCAATGAAAAAGATGTTCGAAAAGTCCGGCTATGATGTGACTGTCGCCGCCGACGGGCAGGAGGCGCTGGTTGCCCTATCGGGAAAATCCTTCGACCTGATCATATCGGACTTGCGAATGCCTAATCTGAACGGCATGGAACTGATGGAAGAATTGAAACGGCGCAAGATAAACCTGCCGGTCATCTTTATCACGGCCTATGGTGAAGTTGAATCGTACATGGACCTTATGAATTTGGGAGCTTTCGAATATATTAATAAGCCGGTAAAGGGACATGAGATCCTGGGGGTCGTGCGAAAGGCGCTGGAATCCGCAAGTCCATCCGATAGGATTTAA
- a CDS encoding sensor histidine kinase → MKWHKSLIFKILLCCFILTFCLVGSIFGVLYRYQQSILSEMDEKSSEILRGIQVQLTNLEDARTPSEILHNRLSDLKSRHGVDAIIVYDSEKQVVSSTDSDQMPVLEFGIPERAQVVVVEPTEGRKITAYFQTFPLMVGSNPVGYVRIALAIAPQTHLVKALQSKTLITLVLLFVGTIIVLCSLIFKILRPLQTMARTCQEISEGNLHELDIRPNASEVLVLEMKFNEMVEALKVKAKMEQKLAQTQRLCAIGNLAAGIAHEIGNPLNGIKLTVSHVKDLFSARELSDESFHKYTDTIIKEVNRLDGIVRDFLMFAKERELALQPYRIDKLLHETVRLIEKDASKRGIRIETDIQAISREALIDPQLLKSALLNIIINAMDASDGSGKIRLVSTDSCDTCRIEVIDQGVGIPAEILSRIFDPYFSTKSSGTGLGLSLTKMIIEKHDGDISIESTVGKGTKVIITLPMKGM, encoded by the coding sequence ATGAAGTGGCATAAATCTCTCATATTCAAAATCCTCCTCTGCTGTTTCATTTTGACGTTTTGCCTCGTTGGAAGTATCTTTGGCGTCCTCTACCGTTACCAGCAGAGCATTCTTTCGGAGATGGATGAGAAAAGCTCCGAAATACTGCGAGGAATTCAGGTCCAACTGACAAACCTGGAGGACGCAAGAACCCCAAGTGAAATCCTGCACAACCGTCTTTCCGATTTGAAGTCTCGACATGGAGTCGATGCGATTATTGTATATGATTCGGAAAAACAGGTGGTTTCAAGCACTGATTCGGACCAGATGCCCGTTCTTGAATTTGGGATTCCGGAGCGCGCACAAGTGGTTGTGGTAGAACCAACGGAGGGAAGAAAAATAACGGCATATTTTCAAACCTTTCCGTTGATGGTAGGATCCAATCCTGTAGGGTATGTCCGGATCGCTCTCGCCATCGCTCCGCAAACTCACCTCGTGAAAGCCCTCCAGAGCAAGACCCTCATTACGCTGGTGCTTCTGTTTGTTGGAACGATAATCGTCCTTTGCTCCTTGATTTTTAAAATTCTCCGGCCGCTCCAGACCATGGCGCGAACCTGCCAGGAAATAAGTGAAGGTAACCTTCACGAACTCGACATTCGACCGAATGCGAGCGAAGTCCTCGTGCTGGAAATGAAGTTCAACGAGATGGTTGAGGCCCTGAAGGTGAAGGCGAAAATGGAGCAAAAGCTCGCCCAGACTCAGCGCCTGTGCGCCATCGGGAACCTGGCAGCCGGGATTGCCCATGAAATCGGGAATCCTCTGAATGGTATCAAGCTTACCGTTTCGCATGTCAAGGACTTGTTTTCCGCGCGCGAACTGAGTGACGAATCTTTTCATAAATACACAGATACGATTATTAAAGAAGTAAACCGGCTGGATGGGATTGTTCGTGATTTCCTGATGTTTGCAAAAGAGCGAGAGCTTGCGCTGCAGCCTTATCGGATCGACAAACTGCTCCACGAGACCGTCCGCTTGATCGAGAAAGACGCCTCCAAGAGGGGCATCCGCATCGAAACGGATATTCAGGCGATCAGCCGAGAGGCGCTCATAGACCCGCAACTCCTGAAAAGTGCTTTACTTAATATCATCATCAACGCGATGGACGCGTCAGACGGCAGCGGAAAAATCAGGCTTGTCTCGACGGATTCCTGCGATACATGCAGGATAGAGGTGATCGATCAAGGCGTAGGTATCCCCGCCGAGATACTGAGCCGAATATTCGATCCATATTTTTCCACCAAGTCTTCAGGAACCGGATTGGGGCTCTCGCTGACCAAAATGATTATCGAGAAACATGACGGCGATATTTCCATCGAGAGCACCGTGGGAAAAGGGACCAAGGTTATTATCACCCTGCCGATGAAAGGAATGTGA